The DNA segment AGACCATCCTGCATCTAGTGAAATTCTCCGTACGATGGATTTAAAGGAAGAAGTCGTCATAGATAGTATTCAATCACTTTCAGGTTTGAAGCATGTTTTTGTAAAAGGAATGGCGCATCACTATATTAATAAGGAGCCTGATTTTTTTCTGAAATGGGACAATATTATTTTAATAAGGCATCCTGAAAAATTGCTTGCTTCGTTTTCAAAAGTGATTGAAAACCCAAAATTGGACGATATAGGGTTACAAAAAGCAGCAGAATTATTTTTATTTCTGAAAAAAAACGGACGCATTCCTATTGTAATCGATAGTGACGAATTGATGATAAACCCTGAACGCTATTTAAAAAAGCTTTGTAAAAAATTAGATGTTTCATTTACTTCAAATATGCTCAGTTGGGAAAAAGGAGGCATTCCAGAAGATGGAGTTTGGGCGCCCTATTGGTATACAAACGTGCATAATTCCGAAGGGTTTCAGAAACAAAAGAAAACACATTCCGAACTTCCAAAACAATTAGAGCCTGTGCTAGAAGAGGCCATGATTTATTACAACACTTTAAAAAAACACATTCTTAAAAACGATTGATTATGTTACAACAATTTGACGAACGCAACCGCGATATTAAAGTATTTATAAAGGACAAGCTGCATCATAGAGATGAAGCCAAAGTATCGGTTTTTGACAGCTCGGTACAAGGTGGCGATGCTGTTTGGGAAGGATTGCGGGTGTATCCCGAAGGAGTGGTTTGTTTAGATAAACACCTTACTCGGTTGCACGAGAGTGCAAAAACATTAGCGTTTGTCGATATTCCATCTAAAAAAGCTATAAAAGAAGCCATTCAAAAAACACTCGATGCAAACGGTATGAATGATGAGGTGCACATCCGTTTAACGTTAACACGAGGGGAGAAAATTACCAGTGGTATGGATCCGCGTGTTAATCAAAATGGCTCTTGCTTAATAGTTTTAGCCGAATGGAAACCCTTGGTGTATGATAATAGTAGTGGTATTAAAGTGATAAGTACAAGTCAACGTCGAAATGCCCCGCAGTTTTTAGATAGTAAAATTCATCATGCGAATCTTCTTAATAATATTCTTGCAAAAATACAGGCCAATGTAGCTGGCAAAGACGCTGGGCTTATGTTAGATGAACGTGGTTTTGTAGCCGAGTTAAATGGAAGCAATATTTTTATGGTAAAAGAAGGTGTAATTTATACGCCGTATGCTCACGCTTGCTTGCCAGGTATTACCCGCGGAACTGTTATAGAATTATGTAAGGAAAACAATATACCTATTGAGGAAGCAGATCTTACGCTTTCACAATTGTACAATGCAGACGGTGTTTTTGCCACAGGAACAATGGGAGAACTTACTCCAATTATAGAAATTGATGGCAGAGCTATTCTTGATAAAAATGAATTACAACAAAAAATAAGATCGTTATTTAAAAACAACATAAAGGGATATTGTGAAAAATTAACATAATTTTAAAAAAATTCATATCTTTCATATTAAATCGTATAACTAACTGAAAGATTATGAAAAAAACTTTACTCTTCTTATGTCTACTTGTATTAAGTAGTGTTGCATTTTCACAAACAAAAATTACGGGAACCGTTACCGATCAGAATCAAGTACCTATTTTAGGTGCTAACATTATTATAGTGGGTACCAATACAGGTACTGTTTCAGATTATGACGGTAATTTTTTACTTACGGTCAACCAAGAACCACCCTTCACTCTGCAAGTTAGTAGTGTGGGATTTCAATCGGTAACTGAGGAAGTCACGGCTTTAGATCAAGACTTATTAATTGTATTGCCTGAAGGGGACAAATTGGATGAGGTAATTATTTCAGCTTCCAGAACTCCAGAAAGTGTCCGTGAATCGCCCGTAACCATTGAGCGTATCGATGCTCGCGATATTGAGAATAGTTCGTCTCCAAACTTCTACACTAGTCTTGAAAATTTAAAGGGTATCGATGTTAACAAAGGGGGATTGACTTATAATTCAGTAAACGCGAGGGGCTTTGCTGGTTTTGCCAATACACGCTTTGTTCAACTCGTTGATGGTATGGATAATGCATCACCAGCGTTGAACTTTGTGATTGGAAACTTTCTAGGAGTTAATGAGCTCGATGTGCAAAGTGTTGAAATATTACCTGGAGCATCCTCTGCCTTATATGGTGCTAATGCTTTTAACGGTATTCTTTTTATGACTACCAAAAGCCCATTTGATGATCAAGGCATAAGTGTGTACTATAAGACAGGAATTACTAGTCAAGAAGCGGCTGGTGATAACCGTTTTTACGATTTTGGAATCCGCGCCGCTCATAAGTTTAGCGATAAAGTGGCGGCGAAAGCATCGTTTTCTTATTTAAATGGAACTGATTGGTTTGCGACAGATTATAGCCAATATACCTTGAACGAACCAGGAGAATCCGACTTTATATTACCGTTCCGTTCTGGTTTAGCTCACGATGGAATTAATATTTATGGAGATGAAGTGGCAACCGATATTAATGCCGTAGCGCAATCTTTAGAGGCAGCAGGTCTTATTCCTCCAGGGGCAAGTGCCTTGGTGCCATCTGTATTGGTAGGAAGAACAGGTTATCAGGAAAGAGATATTACAGATTATGAAGCCGTCAATGGAAAGGCAGATTTTTCATTGAACTTTCGACCTTTCAACAATAGTAATACAGAGATTATATTGAATTCAAGACTTGGTTTTGGTAATTCTATCTATCAAGGAGCGAGTCGCTATCAGCTTAAAAACTTCCTGTTACAACAACACAAACTAGAGGTTAAAGGTGATGACTTTTTTGTACGCGGATATGCTACTACTGAAACAGCTGGTGATTCTTATGATATGCGTTTTACAGGAATTAACATAAATCGTATTAATGCCTCAGAATGGTTTGGAACATACGTAGGGGCTTATTTAACCGGAGTTACTACAGGCGCTACACCAGAACAAGCACATGCAGGAGCCCGAGTTTTTGCCGATGAAAATGTAACCCTTCAGCCTGGAACTCCTGAGTTTAAAGCTGCTTTTGATAAAGTAACCTCAAACCCCGATGTAAGTGTAGGGTCTAAATTTGTAGATAATTCAAAAATGTATGTAGGTGAAGGAAATTATAATTTTAAAACGTTGCTCAACGATGCAATGGACCTTCAGGTTGGAGGCTCTTTCAGAAGATATTCTTTAGATTCTGGAGGAACTATTTTTACTGATTACGACGGTCCTATTGAATATGATGAATATGGAGCGTATGTACAAGGAATAAAGAAATTCTTAGACGACAGACTTAAATTAACAGGATCTATTCGGTATGATAAGTCAAATAGATTTGATCCAAGTTATTCTCCAAGAGTTTCTGTGGTGTACTCAGCAGGTGAAAATAAAAACCATAACTTCAGGGCTTCTTTTCAAACAGGATTTAGAAACCCAGATACACAATCCCAATTTATAGGGTTGAATGTTGGGCGTGCCATTCTTGTAGGTTCAGCTGAAGATAACCTAGATCGCCGTCTACCTGGCACCAATTTAACAGGACGGGACGCTTATTTTGATTCGTACTCCTTGGCTTCGGTAACGGCTTTCACTCAATCAGGCGATCCTTCATTGCTGGTTCCGGTACAGACCCCTTTGGTTGAACAGGAAAAAGTTTCGGCTTTTGATGTAGGTTACCGCGGACAATTAGATAGAATATTTTTAGATATAAACGCCTATTACAATATTTATGATGGCTTTATAAGCAGTAAATTGGTTGTAACTCCAAGAAGTGGAAGTGCTTTCGACGCATCTGGTATTGGTGATTTAGCAATAGGGAATTTTGATGTATTTCAATTATATACCAATTCGCAAGCAGATGTATCTTCTTATGGTGTAGTAACAGGATTGTCAACTAAATTCGCTGAAAACTATCAAGTAGGATTGAGTTATACGTATGCAAAATTTGATTTTGATCAAGCTTCCGATCCAGATTTCAGGGCTGCCTTTAATACTCCAGAGCATCAAGTGAAATTTTCTTTTGGAAACCCAGAAGTATTTAAAAACTTCGGGTTTAATATTAATGCCCGATGGAGTGATGAGTTTTTATGGGAATCTACTATTGCAAATGCTATAATAGATTCTAGAACCGTTCTGGATGCGCAGATAAATTATGCTATTCCAAAACTTAAGTCGGTCATTAAAGTTGGTGGAACAAACATTGGCGGTGAGGAATATCGAAGTGCTCCTGGCGCTGGTTCTATAGGGTCGCAATATTATATTTCATTGACTATTAATAATTAACATATATACTTTTTTAATAGATTGACCTTTATATAATCAAAAAAACCCGAGGAACTATCTCCTCGGGTTTTTCATATGTATGAAACCTTAAATTATTTTATGGTATTCACTTTAGATAAAGTGACGTATTTTTTTCTGAAACATGAAGTCATAATATTCTGATAGCTATCAGAAAGATGTTTTAATTGACTTTTATTGAAAATAAATAATAAATAGCACTATTTGAAGCAGAGTTAAAAATTCACTAATTTCCATTGCGTAATTTAAACAGAAAAAACTATCTTTGCACCGTTCAAAAACAGGGTGATAATTGCACCCTTAGATAACTAAAAAATAAACAGTTAATAATGTCACAAGTTAAAGGAAAAGTTGCACAGATCATTGGCCCAGTAGTAGATATAGAGTTTGCTAACGGAGCAAAACTTCCAAAGATATACGACTCAGTAGAAGTTGACAACAACGGAAGCCTGTTGGTTCTTGAAGTACAATCTCACATTGGGGAAAATACAGTACGTACCATTTCTATGGATTCTACTGATGGATTAAGCCGAGGTGTAGAGGCTGTAGCAACAGGAGCGCCTATACAAATGCCAATTGGTGAAGATGTATATGGACGTCTATTTAACGTAATTGGAGATGCTATTGACGGGATGCCAGACCTTCCTAAAGCAGGAAAAGACGGACTTCCAATTCACCGTGAAGCACCAAAATTCGAAGACCTTTCAACCTCTACCGAAGTTTTATTTACAGGTATTAAAGTAATCGACTTGATTGAGCCATACGCAAAAGGTGGTAAAATTGGATTATTTGGTGGTGCCGGTGTAGGTAAAACGGTATTGATTCAAGAATTGATTAACAACATTGCAAAAGGTCACGGTGGTCTTTCTGTATTTGCTGGTGTAGGAGAGCGTACTCGTGAAGGGAACGATTTACTTCGTGAAATGCTTGAATCTGGAATTATCAAGTACGGTGACGACTTTTTACATTCTATGGAAGATGGCGGATGGGATTTATCTAAAGTAGATAAATCTGTGATGAAAGAAAGTAAAGCAACATTCGTATTTGGACAAATGAACGAACCACCAGGAGCACGTGCTCGTGTGGCACTTTCAGGATTAACGATTGCCGAGTATTTCCGTGATGGAGCAGGGGATGGA comes from the Marixanthomonas ophiurae genome and includes:
- a CDS encoding sulfotransferase-like domain-containing protein, producing the protein MKIVNLISGPRNLSTALMYSFAQRDDFNVLDEPFYGYYLKNTETEIDHPASSEILRTMDLKEEVVIDSIQSLSGLKHVFVKGMAHHYINKEPDFFLKWDNIILIRHPEKLLASFSKVIENPKLDDIGLQKAAELFLFLKKNGRIPIVIDSDELMINPERYLKKLCKKLDVSFTSNMLSWEKGGIPEDGVWAPYWYTNVHNSEGFQKQKKTHSELPKQLEPVLEEAMIYYNTLKKHILKND
- a CDS encoding aminotransferase class IV, whose translation is MLQQFDERNRDIKVFIKDKLHHRDEAKVSVFDSSVQGGDAVWEGLRVYPEGVVCLDKHLTRLHESAKTLAFVDIPSKKAIKEAIQKTLDANGMNDEVHIRLTLTRGEKITSGMDPRVNQNGSCLIVLAEWKPLVYDNSSGIKVISTSQRRNAPQFLDSKIHHANLLNNILAKIQANVAGKDAGLMLDERGFVAELNGSNIFMVKEGVIYTPYAHACLPGITRGTVIELCKENNIPIEEADLTLSQLYNADGVFATGTMGELTPIIEIDGRAILDKNELQQKIRSLFKNNIKGYCEKLT
- a CDS encoding TonB-dependent receptor; the protein is MKKTLLFLCLLVLSSVAFSQTKITGTVTDQNQVPILGANIIIVGTNTGTVSDYDGNFLLTVNQEPPFTLQVSSVGFQSVTEEVTALDQDLLIVLPEGDKLDEVIISASRTPESVRESPVTIERIDARDIENSSSPNFYTSLENLKGIDVNKGGLTYNSVNARGFAGFANTRFVQLVDGMDNASPALNFVIGNFLGVNELDVQSVEILPGASSALYGANAFNGILFMTTKSPFDDQGISVYYKTGITSQEAAGDNRFYDFGIRAAHKFSDKVAAKASFSYLNGTDWFATDYSQYTLNEPGESDFILPFRSGLAHDGINIYGDEVATDINAVAQSLEAAGLIPPGASALVPSVLVGRTGYQERDITDYEAVNGKADFSLNFRPFNNSNTEIILNSRLGFGNSIYQGASRYQLKNFLLQQHKLEVKGDDFFVRGYATTETAGDSYDMRFTGININRINASEWFGTYVGAYLTGVTTGATPEQAHAGARVFADENVTLQPGTPEFKAAFDKVTSNPDVSVGSKFVDNSKMYVGEGNYNFKTLLNDAMDLQVGGSFRRYSLDSGGTIFTDYDGPIEYDEYGAYVQGIKKFLDDRLKLTGSIRYDKSNRFDPSYSPRVSVVYSAGENKNHNFRASFQTGFRNPDTQSQFIGLNVGRAILVGSAEDNLDRRLPGTNLTGRDAYFDSYSLASVTAFTQSGDPSLLVPVQTPLVEQEKVSAFDVGYRGQLDRIFLDINAYYNIYDGFISSKLVVTPRSGSAFDASGIGDLAIGNFDVFQLYTNSQADVSSYGVVTGLSTKFAENYQVGLSYTYAKFDFDQASDPDFRAAFNTPEHQVKFSFGNPEVFKNFGFNINARWSDEFLWESTIANAIIDSRTVLDAQINYAIPKLKSVIKVGGTNIGGEEYRSAPGAGSIGSQYYISLTINN
- the atpD gene encoding F0F1 ATP synthase subunit beta; protein product: MSQVKGKVAQIIGPVVDIEFANGAKLPKIYDSVEVDNNGSLLVLEVQSHIGENTVRTISMDSTDGLSRGVEAVATGAPIQMPIGEDVYGRLFNVIGDAIDGMPDLPKAGKDGLPIHREAPKFEDLSTSTEVLFTGIKVIDLIEPYAKGGKIGLFGGAGVGKTVLIQELINNIAKGHGGLSVFAGVGERTREGNDLLREMLESGIIKYGDDFLHSMEDGGWDLSKVDKSVMKESKATFVFGQMNEPPGARARVALSGLTIAEYFRDGAGDGQGKDVLFFVDNIFRFTQAGSEVSALLGRMPSAVGYQPTLATEMGAMQERITSTKKGSITSVQAVYVPADDLTDPAPATTFAHLDATTVLSRKIAELGIYPAVDPLDSTSRILTADILGAEHYDCAQRVKELLQRYKELQDIIAILGMEELSEEDKQAVNRARRVQRFLSQPFHVAEQFTGIPGVLVDIKETIKGFTMIMDGELDHLPEAAFNLKGSIEEAIEAGEKMLAES